AGAATAGCATTCAGCAGCTTGTCCTTCGACAAAACTCTAAGCGCCGCTCTCCACAGCAGAGGAGTGAAGGCGAATCTCATGGCTATTCTCTTATGCAGCGGTTCAACTCCCGAGAGCCCCGACATGATCGCAACCGCGATTTTGTTTCTCACAGGCGGGAACTTGCCGCGGTCGATTCTATCTATTCCCTGGGAAAGCCGGAGGATCGGATTTTCAGGATGAGGTATTGACGCATGCCCTCCCTTTCCTTTCACTTTCACTCTTGCCCAGATGATGGTTTTCTCGGCGCACTGGCAATAAAACACCGTCTTTCCCCTGTAGAGCAGGGTAAACCCGCCTTCATTTATCGCATACTCAGCATTGAGAGCATCCAGATGGTTCCTGACGAGCCAGTCTGCTCCCATTTTCCCGCCCGTCTCCTCATCTGCCGCACCAACATAAATCACGTCCCTGGCGAGCGGCACGCCTTCCCTCTTGAGCCTCAGAAGAGTGAGGATTTCCATCGCCCCCATCCCTTTTATATCGAGAGCGCCCCTTCCCCAAACGCAGCCGCCCTTGACCGTTCCGGAAAACGGGTCAACCTGCCACTTGTCCTTCTCCGCAGGGACGACATCAAGATGATTGAGAAGAAGAAGAGGTTTCTTCGATCCATTCCCCTTTACCCGGGCGACGACGTTTCCCCGGCCAGGCGCGGACTCAAACACCTGGGCACTGATTCCTTCTGAGACAAAAAGGTCACGTATGAATTCTGCAAGGGGAAGTTCGTTTCCGGGCGGGTTTGTGGTATCGAACCTTATCATGGAGCTGAGAAGCTCAGTTATTTCATCGAGAAGCGGTTTTTT
The window above is part of the Candidatus Eisenbacteria bacterium genome. Proteins encoded here:
- a CDS encoding M20/M25/M40 family metallo-hydrolase, translating into MKKPLLDEITELLSSMIRFDTTNPPGNELPLAEFIRDLFVSEGISAQVFESAPGRGNVVARVKGNGSKKPLLLLNHLDVVPAEKDKWQVDPFSGTVKGGCVWGRGALDIKGMGAMEILTLLRLKREGVPLARDVIYVGAADEETGGKMGADWLVRNHLDALNAEYAINEGGFTLLYRGKTVFYCQCAEKTIIWARVKVKGKGGHASIPHPENPILRLSQGIDRIDRGKFPPVRNKIAVAIMSGLSGVEPLHKRIAMRFAFTPLLWRAALRVLSKDKLLNAILRNTATPTVVKGGERTNVIPSEAEFSLDCRVFPDTDPKEFASGLRRILGKGFEVEIVREHAGTESPMQTELWTLLEGLVKEKRGDAIFLPYLSPGGTDSGSFRPFGIVCYGFDPTVTTEEEIDTVHGIDERISQESLVWGAEFLYETAKRFCT